Within Haliaeetus albicilla chromosome 29, bHalAlb1.1, whole genome shotgun sequence, the genomic segment CTCAGCCCAGGCGGTACCTGCCTGAGGGTCTTCAGAGCCTGACCCTGAATCCCCAGCAGCAGAGACTCTTCGTTAGGGGTTTTAACGGGGCAGCTTTCCTGTCTCGAAGGCGTTGCTTCCCGCTTGGGTGAGACCTGGAACCCTGAAACCAAGCACGGCGGGGTTGATGCTCGCTGGGCCCTTCAGGCTGCTGCTTACCTCATCTCTTGTGGCTTCAGTTTCTCTGCGAGGTCACGTCTTGCTTTTTGGGGtcttctggaagaaaggagTGTGTTTTTTGGTTCATTTAATATCCAAAGGTGTCTTGGAGGAGCTGCTGCCGCACGTGGTCGCATCTCACCTCATCCTCCCTCGCTGGAAGCTCTCCGGAGCTCTGGCCGTGGCGATATATTGGCAGCTCCCGTCGGAGTTGGCACCCTTTGAGCCCCTTGAGGTTTTGGTGGGTGTTTGGTAGCCAGGAGGAGGCTTGGGGAGATGGAggtggtttggggtggggggaaggacaGCGATGGGGTGTATTGTCCCTGCGTCAGGCTGTTTTGTGGTGGGTGTTGGAGCGTGGCTGACAGTGCTGTTTGCTCTTGGGTCATCTcagttttcccctttcctttgcTGTAGGAAAGATGCTGCAAATACTTGAGGaggcagaaaaattaaatttctaaaAGGCAGAGCTGTTTGTGAAGGGCAGAGGGAGCATCCTGGGAGGGCGGCAAGTCATAAGTGGTTGATTTTTTGGGAAATGCCAAAGCTTATTCAGCACAGGGAATCACGACTGATAAAGCAGGTAGCGGTTTCATCACTGGCTTAAGCTGATCTAGGACCACGCTGCTACTGAAAGGCGCAGCCTGAAAAGATGGTCTAAGCCTGCCCTAGGTTTGTACTGACTTTAGGAGCACAGATCCCTCTCTGGGTCCTGATCCCAACCCAGCGGGATGCCTGTGCGATGGCTCGAGCCACACATCGAATAGTCCGCACTTGGTGACTGTGGATCTGGCGTTTGCGGATGTTCCCCGATCCGAGTGGGGCAGGGGTTTTGGCTTTCTAATTAAAACTAACTCCCAGAACGAGCGCTTACAGAAAGTGGTCTGAAATCTGGGTGGGAGGTTTTGTTCTCAGCCCTGCCATGGAGATAGGGAccaaaagaggagaggaaggaggggattGCCTGAGCCAAGGATGCTTGagatgcatttctttctctcagaACAAACTCCAGAGCCACCTGGAGCCGCTGAAGAAGAAGCTGGATGCGGTCCTGAAGCAGAAATCCAATGAGGAGGAGAAGATCACGGAGCTGAGGGTAAGCGCCAGCTGCTCCTGGTGCAGTGGATGATCCTGCACATGATTCCTTTCCAAACTTATTCATTTCCCATGTCTCTTGCCTTCCACTTTTCACCCTGCCAAAAAATAATCAGCCCTCAGCTAAGGAGGACGCTGAAACGCCAGCGCTGGGAGGATTTCCTGGCCTGAAGTCCGGTGAGGGGGATGAGCAGGGAAGCTTTCCCCCCCGCCTCTGCCTTGCAGATACGAGCTCTCACAGAGGTGTTGCGGTCCTTTTGCTGCAGTCGTTGGGATCGCAAGGGCTGGAAGTTGTTTCCCTGCTGAATTAGAGCTTAATTAGGGGGGCAGTTTGTGCCTGAATGCATTGTGGGAATTGGTAGCCTGGGAGAGAGAACAAATTGATGTCCTTTGGGTCTGCTACTTGAGCTAAGGAtgccttttctccctctttcccgcTCTGCAGGACAAGATGAAGCTGGAAATCAAGGAATTTGAGTCGGACTTTGAGCTGCTGCACCAGTTCCTCATCGGGGAACAGGTCCTGCTCTTACACCAGCTGGAGGAACGCTATGAGAGCTTGCTGGCCCGTCAGAGCAGCAACATCAGCCAGCTGGAAGAGCAGAGCGCTGCCCTCAGCCGGCTCATCGCCGAGGCGGAGGACAAGAGCAAGCAGGATGGGCTGCAACTGCTtaaggttttttggtttgggtttttttcggGAAAAGGGGAGAGTCGCGATCAGGGATTCCAGGAGGATCCCTGCTGCTGTGCCGGGCGAGGCCTCTCTTAGATGTTTTTGAACCTTCCCAAAGAGCTGTAAACTCGGATGATTCACGTAGTTGATCTCTGGACCATGAACCCTCGCtcagctctgtgctggcagCTGTAGGAACTCTGGCCCTGCTTTATGGTGAGGAGATAATGTTAGCGGGTGAGAATTAAGCAGAGCTGCCAAGAGGGGAGCAAACCTTGCTTCTAAAAGGGTCTTCCTCACGGGAGAGTGTCCTTACCGGATGGCTAGATCCTTCCCCGTCCCTCTGGTCAGGGATCCCGTAGTGTCTGTGGGACCACAGAGGGGAAAAACGGGATGCGCCAAGAGATTTGGGGCTTATTAGGGTGCCTGTATTAATGGGAAAAGCCTCTACCAAGGGGTGAATCCATGGGATATGTCTCTGTGGGATATTCCCATCACCTGACCATGGGATAGGACTCATCCTGTCTGTTGGGGTGGTTGGCTCATTGCAGCTCGGCTCGGTGCTGAGCTGTGGCTGCTAAGAGGATTTAGTGTGAGCCATGGTGGGATTGGCCTCAGTCCTCcctaatcttttctttctctttctccccactTCCCACCCCACTGCCTCCTTTTGCAGGACATCAAAGGCACTTTTATCAGGTCAGTGACTTTCCGTTGGCATCTTCTGGCTGTAAATAGCTTTtgtgggggggaaaaaaaaaacccatgagcttttgttttaaacctcGTGTGGTGGTGGGCTCTTTTCCAGGCCGGGGTTGGGTAAAGCGAGGGAAAGCTCGGTTATGTCTGGTGTCAAAACAAATGTGATGGTGGGAACTCCTGGCTGATGTCCCAGCGGGGTAGAAATGGGATTCTGGGGGATGACTGGGGACCTGCGGGAGAGGAGAAAGGCTGGGAAGAGATCTCGGAGTCCCTCACAGCACCTGGCAGCCGCTTTTTGGGAGCGGAGCTGGGTGTGCCTGTGCAGACCTCATGCCCTGGGGAAGCAGGAGCCTGCTGGTAAGTCTGGAGGGATGGTTTATTTTGGTTCCTGCCCCCCCCATCTTTAAATCAGGCAAACAGCTGCTCTTCTAAATCAGCCCCCAGCTGCTTGCCGGCAGGTAATGGGGCTGTGTTGGAACATGGTCCAGCTGTCCCCAGTGCTGGGTGGATGCAGTTCCATCCCTGCCCGAAATTCGGCCGCTTCCTGTGGCCGAGACAGGGTGGGGACTGCTGGCTGTGCCAGCGTAACCGGTTCAGCCGATCTCTGCCCTGCTCTGGGTTTTTTGACTGTGTGCAGGGCATCCAGTTTCTCCTGTTGTGCTCAGGGGGCAGGTAGACACACACCAAAtccccgctttttttttttttgtcccgtccccccccctcccctggcaGATGCGAGAACATCAAATTCCAGGAGCCCGAGATGGTGCCAGTGGACGTGGGGAAAAAATATCGCAACTACTTTCTGCAGGACGTGGTGATGAGGAAGATGGAGAAAGTCTTCAGTAAAGTCCCTCAAGGTGAGCGAGACCTTGCTCCTCTGCCCAAGGGGATGATGCGGCTTCTCAGGGAGCTCCTGGGGAACAGACGCTGGTCCTTCCCCAGCCTTGTTGGGGTTCCCCCcgctccagctctgcctccccacATTTCCACCCCCTTtttctgccagttccctcaacACTGgcctcttctctccttcctctccacGCTTTGCCCCATCCTTTGATCTTGATTGTCCCCCTAACATGGCTGTCTCCTCTTCCCATccccaaagcagagctggatCCAGAGTCTTTGACAGCTCTGTGTGAGGCTGGGATGGGACTTAGCCCAGAGTTAAAAGAAATTGGGGGATTAGAGGAGTAAAAAGAAACTGGGGGGGTTAAAGAGGcttaattctatcccagccaaaaccagtacagacCCACGGTGCGGGCTATCAGTCACGGTAGCCACTGGTGCTGCAGGTACGCATGGGGGTGAGGATTTGGGGATGGGAGCtaagagaagggggaaaaaaatcttgggaTTGGGATCTACGGGGAGATAGGGGTGACCAGCGACCCCTCAACGTCCCCGTCTCCCTTCCAGCTGACGTGACCCTGGACCCCGACACAGCCCACCCTCGCCTGAGCCTCTCCCTGGACCGACGCAGCGTCAAACTGGGCGAACGACGCCAGGATCTACCGGACAACCCCAAACGTTTCGATTCGGATTATTGTGTGTTGGGTTCCCAGGGCTTCACCACCGGCCGTCATTACTGGGAGGTAGAGGTGGGAGGCCGACGAGGTTGGGCGGTGGGCGCAGCCCGTGAAACAGCTCGTCGCAAAGAGAAGACAACGGGTCCTCACCAGAAACGAGAAATTTGGTGCGTGGGCACCAACGGGAAGAAATACCAGGCGTTGACGGCCACGGAGCAGACGGCCCTGTCGCCCAGCGAACGGCCCCGACGCTTTGGCGTCTACCTGGACTACGAGCGGGGTCAGCTCTGTTTCTACAATGCCGAAAGCATGACCCACATCCACACCTTCAATGCCTCCTTCCACGAGCgcatcttccctttttttcGCATTTTGGCCAAGGGCACCCGCATCAAAATTTGCGCCTGACCGGCAACTCCCTCGCCCTCCCTGCCGGTCACCTCTTCCTATGCCGGATCTGGCCTTGCACACAGCCACGCTCttttccccccagcccctgcctcccctcAATCCCTCGGATCCCGTTTTTGGGATCCAATGCTGCACTTGTCGTCTTGTACCTGCTTGCTCACCCCAACCTCCTGCCAGCTCCGCCCCAGGATCTCGCCGCCGTGCCAATCCAAAGCCGGTTTGGTTTGGGACAGCGATggagccgcctcagaagtgtTTTTCACTTTGGCTCCTGCTGCAAGGAGCt encodes:
- the TRIM41 gene encoding E3 ubiquitin-protein ligase TRIM41; the protein is MAATAVIGDGVPSGGSSGRLNPVETLQEEAICAICLDYFVDPVSIGCGHNFCRVCISQLWGGEAEYEVASGAAAVGGGEVGMGDVLEEDLEDEEDELDEDELDVEQEEEEEDGGAEEEEDDMWSEEEDDTDLWEDPVEEDMWDGGVGGELYFGDEDYDEDVMEEEDVEEEEEVEEEEEEVQTPPPPVLATRPRRLQTFTCPQCRKTFFQRNFRPNLQLANMVQIIRQLHPHPQRLAPPAAGPSVSGAAVGVPGVLVAVGGQGPPNLCEKHQEPLKLFCEVDEQAICVVCRESRSHKHHSVVPLEEVVQDYKNKLQSHLEPLKKKLDAVLKQKSNEEEKITELRDKMKLEIKEFESDFELLHQFLIGEQVLLLHQLEERYESLLARQSSNISQLEEQSAALSRLIAEAEDKSKQDGLQLLKDIKGTFIRCENIKFQEPEMVPVDVGKKYRNYFLQDVVMRKMEKVFSKVPQADVTLDPDTAHPRLSLSLDRRSVKLGERRQDLPDNPKRFDSDYCVLGSQGFTTGRHYWEVEVGGRRGWAVGAARETARRKEKTTGPHQKREIWCVGTNGKKYQALTATEQTALSPSERPRRFGVYLDYERGQLCFYNAESMTHIHTFNASFHERIFPFFRILAKGTRIKICA